The Bacillota bacterium region AGGCTGCCGCCTTCCTCGATCTTGCGGGCCGCCCCGAAGAAGCGCTTGGGCTTGTGGAGCGCGGCCGGGTCGACACCGCCCGATAGCGTGCGCCCGCTGGGCGGCACCACCAGGTTGTTGGCCCGTGCCAGCCGCGTGAGGCTGTCGAGCAGCAGCACCACGTCGCGGCCGTGCTCGACGAGGCGCTTGGCGCGCTCCAGCACCAGGTCCGCCACCCGGACGTGGTTTTCCGGGGGCAAGTCGAAGGTGGAAGCGACCACTTCCCCGTCCACCGAACGCCTCATGTCGGTGACCTCTTCCGGCCGCTCGTCGACCAGCAGCACGATGAGGTCAACCTCCGGGTGGTTGATGCTTATGCTGTTGGCGATTTTCTTCAGAACCGTGGTCTTGCCGGCCTTCGGGGGCGAGACGATGAGCCCGCGCTGGCCCTTGCCCAGCGGCGCGATGATATCCACCAGCCGCATGGCGATCTCTTTGGGGCCGACCTCGAGCCGGAGCCTCTCGTGGGGGTAGACGGGAGTCAGGTCGTCGAAGACGGGGCGGTTGAGGGCCTTTTCGGGGTCCAGCATGTTGACGGCGACGACCTTCAGCAGCGCATGGTATCTCTCGCTCTCTTTGGGGGGCCTGACCTGCCCCAGCACCGAGTCTCCGGTGCGCAGGCTGAACCGCCGGATCTGGGAGGGCGAGACGTAGACGTCGTTGGGGCCGGGCGTGTACCCCTGCACCCTCAAGAAGCCGTACCCGTCCGGAAGGATCTCCAGGATGCCCTCGACCAGGGTGAGCCCGTCCCTCTCGGTTTCGGCCCGGAGGATCTCCCGAACCAGGTCCTTCTTGCGAAGCTTGGTGTACCCGCTCACCCCCAGCTCCTTGGCTGCCTCTCGCAGCTCGTCGATGCTCCTGGCCTGCAGTTCGGCAATGGTCACCTCTTACTCGCTCCCGTCAACGGAAAATAGCCATACCGCCCGGTAAAAAGGCCCGAAAAAGCCCCGGCGCAGGAAGTCCCCCACAAGAACCGGATCACCAGGGGCAGCCATCACAGAGGGCCGGCTGCGCGGCCCCCGCGCCGCGAACTAGTGGAGATGCTTCTCGAAATCTTCTGGCGTCAGCTTATCCAGGAAGCGGCGGAACTCCTCCATCTCCTCATCGTCAATCGGCTTGCTGGCTATCAGCGCTTTAGCCGCCACCTCTTCGGAGATGAAGATGGGCGCATCGGTTCGCAGCGCCAGCGCAATGGCGTCGCTGGGCCGGGCGTCCACGTCTACCCTGCCATCCCGGGTCTTCAGGTAAATACGGGCGTAATAGGTCTCGTCCCGCAGCTCCGAGATAACCACCCGTTCCACCTTGGCGCCCACGGAGTCCAGCAGGTTCTTCATGAGGTCGTGGGTAAGGGGACGAGGAGGCCGGCTGCCCTCGAGTGCCAGGGTGATCGCCTGCGCCTCCGGTGGCCCGATGACGATGGGGATGAACCCCTTCTCGTCGCTATCGGTAATGACGACCACGGGCACCATCGTGTTCTGGTCGATCCCCACGACCTTAACCTTCATCCGGAGCATGGCGCTCACCCCTTTGTCCCTTCCGCCGGGCCGAGTGGACAACTAACCCCCGTGCCCGGCCTCGAAGCTGGGGACAGCTTAGAAGAGCCTCCATGCGAAGGTCGTTCAGGACGGTAGGCAAGAACCCGGAATCCTCTAATCTGGGACGCCACTTCGCTACGGGTATTATAACAGGTCCCCCGATCGGCCCACAAGGCGCACCGACGGGCGGTTCTGGTGCTCCAGGGCCGCTCGCACGAACTCCCGGAACAGGGGATGAGGCCGGGTAGGCCGGGAGAGAAGTTCGGGGTGGAACTGGCTCCCGACGAAGAAGGGGTGGTCCACCAGTTCCATCATCTCCACCAGCCGCCCGTCAGGGGAGGTGCCGGCCCAGCGCACCTGGCACGATTCCAGGGTTTCCCGGTAAGCGTTGTTGATCTCGTACCGGTGGCGGTGGCGCTCGTGGACCAGTTCGCTTCCGTAAATGGCACGGCTCTTCGTCCCCTCGTGGAGGTAGCACGGGTAAAGGCCAAGCCGCATGGTGCCGCCCTTCTTCTCCACTCCCCGCTGATCGGGCATCAAATCGACGACCGGGTGCGGCGTGTCGGGATCGAACTCGGTGCTGTTGGCACCGGTGAGCCCGCACGCATGGCGCGCCACTTCGATGACCGCCACCTGCATCCCCAGGCACAGGCCAAGATATGGCACCCTGCGCTCCCGTGCGAAGCGGGCCGCCCCGATCTTTCCCTCGATGCCTCGGGGCCCGAAGCCCCCCGGTACCAGGATGCCGTCTACGTCTTCGAGAATTGCGCCCCAGTCGCTTTCGGTGGTCTCGAGGCGTTCGGAGTCCACCCACTTGATCTCTACCCGGGCGTCGTTGGCGATGCCCCCGTGGTTGAGGGCCTCTACCACGGATAGGTAGGCGTCGGGCAGCGCGATGTACTTGCCCACGATGGCGACCCGTACCTGGTGGCGCGGGTAGCGGATCCGGCGAACCATCTCCTCCCAGCCCCTCAGGTCCCGCGGGCGGGCTTCCCGAAGCTTCAGGCGGTCGATGATGATGTCGTCCAGCCCCTCCTGCGCGAAGGTCAGCGGAACCGCGTAGATGGTGTCGGCGTCGGGGTTCGGGATGACCGCGCCGGGTTCGACGTCGCAGAACAGGGCAATCTTGGCCTTGATGTCGTCGCCCAAGGGGCGTTCGGAGCGGCAGACGATGGCGTCGGGCTGAATCCCGATGCTGCGAAGCTCCCGGACGCTGTGCTGCGTGGGCTTGGTCTTCAGTTCGCCCGTGGCGCGCAGGTAAGGCACCAGCGTCACATGAACGTAAAAGCAGCTGTCCCGGCCCAGTTCGGATCGGAGCTGGCGGATGGCCTCCAAGAACGGCAGGCTCTCGATGTCGCCCACCGTCCCCCCGACCTCGACGATCACCACGTCCGCCGGGGGGTCTCCCGCCAGCCTCAGAATGCGCTCTTTGATCTCGTTGGTGATGTGGGGGATCACCTGAACGGTGCCACCCAGGAAGTCGCCGCGCCGTTCCCGGGAAATGACCGACCAGTAGATGGTCCCCGCCGTCACGTTGTGGTCCCGGGTGAGGCTCTCGTCGATAAACCGCTCGTAGTGCCCCAGATCGAGGTCGGTCTCGGCCCCGTCGTCGGTGACGAAGACCTCTCCGTGCTGCAGCGGGCTCATCGTGCCCG contains the following coding sequences:
- the rho gene encoding transcription termination factor Rho, whose product is MTIAELQARSIDELREAAKELGVSGYTKLRKKDLVREILRAETERDGLTLVEGILEILPDGYGFLRVQGYTPGPNDVYVSPSQIRRFSLRTGDSVLGQVRPPKESERYHALLKVVAVNMLDPEKALNRPVFDDLTPVYPHERLRLEVGPKEIAMRLVDIIAPLGKGQRGLIVSPPKAGKTTVLKKIANSISINHPEVDLIVLLVDERPEEVTDMRRSVDGEVVASTFDLPPENHVRVADLVLERAKRLVEHGRDVVLLLDSLTRLARANNLVVPPSGRTLSGGVDPAALHKPKRFFGAARKIEEGGSLTILSTALIDTGSRMDEVIYEEFKGTGNMELHLDRRLAERRIFPAIDIYRSGTRNEELLLTEREQDMMYILRKALSSLGTAETTDLLIDRLLHTKSNQEFTDLILKSAFAENVRA
- a CDS encoding bifunctional nuclease family protein, which codes for MLRMKVKVVGIDQNTMVPVVVITDSDEKGFIPIVIGPPEAQAITLALEGSRPPRPLTHDLMKNLLDSVGAKVERVVISELRDETYYARIYLKTRDGRVDVDARPSDAIALALRTDAPIFISEEVAAKALIASKPIDDEEMEEFRRFLDKLTPEDFEKHLH
- a CDS encoding CTP synthase, coding for MSSQTPGRPAPSSSTRFIFVTGGVVSSLGKGITTASIGRLLKSRGLRVSIAKLDPYINVDPGTMSPLQHGEVFVTDDGAETDLDLGHYERFIDESLTRDHNVTAGTIYWSVISRERRGDFLGGTVQVIPHITNEIKERILRLAGDPPADVVIVEVGGTVGDIESLPFLEAIRQLRSELGRDSCFYVHVTLVPYLRATGELKTKPTQHSVRELRSIGIQPDAIVCRSERPLGDDIKAKIALFCDVEPGAVIPNPDADTIYAVPLTFAQEGLDDIIIDRLKLREARPRDLRGWEEMVRRIRYPRHQVRVAIVGKYIALPDAYLSVVEALNHGGIANDARVEIKWVDSERLETTESDWGAILEDVDGILVPGGFGPRGIEGKIGAARFARERRVPYLGLCLGMQVAVIEVARHACGLTGANSTEFDPDTPHPVVDLMPDQRGVEKKGGTMRLGLYPCYLHEGTKSRAIYGSELVHERHRHRYEINNAYRETLESCQVRWAGTSPDGRLVEMMELVDHPFFVGSQFHPELLSRPTRPHPLFREFVRAALEHQNRPSVRLVGRSGDLL